Proteins encoded by one window of Propionispora hippei DSM 15287:
- a CDS encoding barstar family protein has protein sequence MEKKKVIIDGTQFHNIEGFRDEINKVLTKRLTWRTEYNLDAFNDFLRGGFGVHEYGEPIVIIWENAEKSRIDFGYNATIKHYERILTGCHPTNVNKVSFLLEDAKQKKGETLFEIIIKIIQSHDNIELKLK, from the coding sequence ATGGAGAAGAAAAAAGTTATTATAGATGGAACTCAATTCCATAATATTGAAGGATTCCGCGATGAAATAAATAAGGTGCTTACAAAAAGGCTGACGTGGAGGACTGAATATAATTTAGATGCTTTTAATGACTTTTTGCGCGGAGGTTTTGGCGTACATGAGTATGGAGAACCAATCGTTATAATATGGGAAAACGCAGAAAAAAGTAGAATTGATTTCGGATATAATGCAACTATTAAACATTACGAAAGAATATTGACGGGGTGTCATCCGACAAATGTGAACAAGGTAAGTTTTTTGTTGGAAGATGCAAAACAGAAAAAAGGCGAAACATTATTTGAAATAATCATTAAGATTATTCAAAGCCATGACAATATTGAATTAAAACTAAAATAA